ATCCGCGTAGACCTGATGTGATCTCGTGACGGCGGGCATCATCAAGAGAAAGTGCCATGTGCCATGCGTTATGGATGTGGGGTCATGGACTGATGCTGGTCGTTTCGGAACACCCAGGTCGTCATGGCCCTGAGGTTCTGGACGTTCGTGGTCTTGAGAGGATCGAGGAGTGTTCCGCCGACAGCAGCCGTGGTCTGAAGGAGATACGCTTCATCTACAAGAAAGCGGTCGCTCCCGTCGGGAAGCGAGTACCAGCGGCCCCGCATGTGAGACACGTGTGTCTCGAGGCCGATGGTCGAAGCGAGTCTTGTGAAGAGAACGCCGCCGACCCGAAGTACGCGGACGAGTTCGGCTACGGAGGACTCGAACTCGACTTCGTCTTCGGAGAAATGGAGGACCGCGTTGCAAATCACAGCGTCAAAGTGCTGATCGGGGAATGGTAGTGACCGAAGCTCGGCGACCTCGAAGTGGGTTGGCGGCACGTCGGGGGCTGCCCGCTTGGCGAGCTCGCGCACGTGTTCGACCTGAGCTGGATCCCGGTCGACCCCGTAGATATCGGTGCCGGCCTTCAACAAATATTCGACGTTGCGACCACGCCCACATCCCGCGTCCAAGACTCGCATGTCGGATGTGATGCGACCACGCATAAGCTGGTCAAAAAGGTAGATGTCGATACGACCGAACTGATCCAGGATTGGGTTCGTGTCAGCCACCTGGTCGCTCATCCAAAGTCTCTTTGAAATAAACTTCTAGTGACTCGACACCAGAACCGACTCGTGGCGAGACTGAGATGATAGTGCCGACCATGGCGGGCTCGCCTCCTGGAAAGGTCACCGTGGTCACACACCCGACGAGAAGGTTCGTTAAAAAGAGGACCCGCCCATCTTCGGGTCATGTAGCCTCCCCGGCGCGGGCCCCTACCTTCGAAGTCGTGTGCTTCCACGGTGCCATCCTAATGACGTGGCTGAAAGCGCCTGACTGCAGTGCAAAAACCGCGACAAGGACCCACGCTCGAGAGCTCAGTCGCTCGTCCAGAACGGCCGACGCCAAGGTCGTCGCCGATATTATCCCGTAACCGAAATTAGCGAGCACGATGGGGCGGCCGTAAATACCACCGTAGATCGCACTGCGCCCCACCCAGTTGAGAGCCGCGAATCCCAGCAATCCGGCTGCAAGCAATTGGACGCCCACGGGCGGCAGTAGATCGAGTCCGACCATCGGGCCTCCTGCCTCCGGAATGAACAAAAACGCAAGCCCAAGCACCGCGAGTACGGAGGCGGAGACAGACATAACGTTGCGCGTGGTCGAATTCATGCGGCGCCCGCATGCGTTCTCATGGGATCAACCCCTTTGTGACCCGCCGAATGGCGTACATGCCTAGCCCCATGCCCACGACACTGACGAGGAACGCAACGAACACCGACACGAATGCGCCGACCCACCAGCCGATCGTCAAGCCGATGAAACCCATGACCTTCTTCACGGGTTCTGCCTCAGTTCGAGAGAACCAAGGATTGGCCGATCACCTTCGCAGGATCGGCGTCTGACCTTGGGGTGAACTTGTCGAGCCAACCGCCATCCCAGCTCGCGATATAGAGGTTGCCCTCCTGGTCGACGTCGATCTGGTGAGGACGGGACAGCCCGCCGGCGAAGCCCCCACGAGTTCCGCCAAACGCGCCAAGGTAGTATTGGAGCTCGCCTTGAAGGTTGTACTTGAGAATACGATTGAGCCGGGCCGAAGTGACCCAAACGGCGTCGTGCTCGTCGATGAACACACCCACTGGATCGGAAATGTCCGGCCATTCCTCGATGAACTCACCGTCTTCTGTGAATACCTGAATCCGGTTGTTCGCCCGGTCGCCCACATAGACGCGATGCTCGCGATCCACCGCGAGGCCGTGAACGAGGTCGAACTGTCCAGGGCCATTACCCAGCTCGCCCCACTCCATCAGGTACTCACCTTCGGCGCTGTACTTCACAATCCGTGAGTGCCAGTAACCGTCGCCAAGGAAGAAACTCCCGTCGGGAAGGAACGCCAGCACTGCGGGATCACCGTACGTGTAGGGTCCAGGAGTCGGGTTTGCGCGAGCCTCTGCCCGTGTGGTGGGGTGGTCGGGGTCGACCAGCCGCATGACGAGCTCGCTGCCGTCGTTCGTGAACTTGAGAATCTGCATGTTCACCCCACGGCCACCCCCTCGCTCCACGACCCAGACGTGACGCTCCGGATCATATGGACTGATGTAGATCTGGTGCGGTTTGTTGAAGATCGAATCCCACTGCGACCAGTTCTCCGTGATGTTTCCGTTCCGATCAACCACGACCAGATAGTTCGAGCCACCGGGACGCTCGCGGCGTTCGGCGTCGCGATCTCCCCAGATTCCGACGATGATCCGGTCTGGATTGTCCACGGCCAAACCGGACACCTCTCCCCAGCCCCACGGTTCCTCGTGGTCGGGAGCGGGTTTCCACCAACCCTCCGCCGCGGTGTACTCGCCCGTGCGGTCATCGCCACCCTTCACCAGGGCCCCAGTGGCATCTTCGCCGCTTGACGAACCCCCCTGGGTACAGGCAGGAAGGAATGCGACCGCGAAGCCGACAAGGGCAATTAGACCAGGGCGGGAAGCGTTCATCAGGGAGGTCCTTGAGGGCGATTTTCCGAAGCGCTC
Above is a window of Longimicrobiales bacterium DNA encoding:
- a CDS encoding class I SAM-dependent methyltransferase; this translates as MSDQVADTNPILDQFGRIDIYLFDQLMRGRITSDMRVLDAGCGRGRNVEYLLKAGTDIYGVDRDPAQVEHVRELAKRAAPDVPPTHFEVAELRSLPFPDQHFDAVICNAVLHFSEDEVEFESSVAELVRVLRVGGVLFTRLASTIGLETHVSHMRGRWYSLPDGSDRFLVDEAYLLQTTAAVGGTLLDPLKTTNVQNLRAMTTWVFRNDQHQSMTPHP